The Streptosporangiales bacterium genome includes the window GGATCACCGTGCTGGTCGACCCGGAACGTGCGAAGGACTCCGCCCTCGTGCGCATCCGGCTCACCGGCGGGCGGACCCTCACCTGCGAGACGGCGCACAACAAGGGCACGCCGGAGAACCCGATGTCCGACGACGACCTGACCGAGAAGTTCGGCGACCTGGCCGGCGACGTGCTCGGCACGGAGGCCGCCGCGGCGCTGGCCGGCGTGATCTGGAGGATGGACTCCGTCGACGACGTCCGCGAGCTGACGGAGGCGCTGCGTGCCTGACCCCACAAGCAAGACCGCGCTCGTCACCGGAGGCGCCCGCAACATCGGTCGCTCGACGTGCCTCGCACTGGCGAGAGACGGCATGGACGTCGTCGTCGTGACGCGGCAGGACCTCGAGTCCGCGCGTGCGGTCGCGCGGGAGTGCAGTGCGCTCGGCGTACGGTCGATCGCCGAGCGGTGCGACGTCTCGCAGCCGCGGGAGGTCGAGGCACTGGCGAGTCGGCTCGCGACCGCCGGCGACGAGGTCGACGTCGTGGTGAACAACGCCGCGATCAGGCCGCAGCAACCGTTCGAGGAGATCGACTGGGACGACTGGCGGCTGGTGACGGGCACGATTCTCGACGGCGCGTTCCTCACCTGCCGGTCCTTCACCCCCGGGATGACCCGTCGGGGCTGGGGCAGGGTCGTGAACGTCATCGGCGTCCGCGCGCAGTCGGGCGCCGCCCGCCGCGCTCACGTCGCCGCCGCCAAGACCGGGCTGATCGGCCTGACCAAGGCGCTGGCGTCCGACCTCGGCCCGCACGGCGTCACGGTCAACGCCGTATCCCCCGGCACGATCGCGACCGACCGCGACGACGCCGACCCCGCCCGCCTGACCGAGCGCCGCGGCATCGGCGCGCTGGACCGGTTCGGCACGCCCGACGAGGTCGCCGCGGCCGTGGCGTTCCTCGCCGGCGACGCCGCGTCGTACGTCACCGGCCAGGTGCTCGGGGTCAACGGCGGCGAGTACATGCCCGGCTGACGGTCGTCTCGGGTGGTCTACGGCTCTCTAGGCCCACGACTAGACGGGCGTAGACGACGCCAGACAACCGGCCGGCGCGACACGCCTAGCGCTGTCTAGCGAAATCTACGAGGCGCGCTAGAGATCGTTATACCGTCCGAGACATGGATCCCGTGCGCAACCCGTACGCCCCGGGCGCCGGCCAGCGCCCGCCGCAGCTCGCCGGCAGGGAGCGGGAGACCACCACGTTCGACGTCGTCCTGGAACGGGTCGCCCACAACCGGCCCGAGCGCAGCCTGCTGCTCACCGGGCTGCGCGGCGTCGGCAAGACCGTGCTGCTCAACGCGCTGCGCTCGCAGGCGATCGGCCGGCTGTGGGGCACCGGCAAGCTCGAGGCCAGGCCCGACCAGTCGATCCGCCGTCCAGTCGCCGCCGCCCTGCACATGGCGATCAGGGAGATCGCGCCCCGCCACCGCGACCCCGACCGGGTCGACGCCTTCCTCGGCGTCCTGAAGGCGTTCGCGCTGAAGGCGTCGACCGGCCCCCGCGACCGGTGGCAGCCGGGCATCGACGTGCCCGCCACGAAGGGCAGGGCCGACTCGGGCGACATCGAGATCGACCTCACCGAGCTCTTCCTCGACGCGGCGTCGGTGGCGACCGACCTCGGCGTCGGCATCGCGCTGTTCGTCGACGAGATGCAGGACGTCGAGCCGGCCGACATCTCCGCGGTCTGCGCGGCCTGCCACGAACTCAGCCAGCAGGATGCGCCGCTGCTCGTCGTCGGCGCGGGACTCCCGCACCTGCCGGCCGTGCTCTCCACCAGCAAGAGCTACTCCGAGCGCCTGTTCTCGTACGTCCGCATCGACCGGCTCGACCGCGACGCAGCCGACGCGGCGCTGTGCGTACCGGCCGAGCGGGAGGGCGTCACGTTCGAGCCCGAGGCGCTCGACGCGCTCTACGAGGCGAGCGGCGGATACCCGTACTTCGTACAGGCGTACGGCAAGGCGACCTGGGACTCCGCCGCCACCGATCCGATCACGGCGGGTGACGTGCGGATGGCCGCGCCGCAGGCCGACAGCGAGCTCGCCGTCGGCTTCTTCGGCAGCAGGTACGAGCGGGCGACGCCGGCCGAACGCGACTACATGCGGGCGATGGCCACGCTCGGCGACGACGCCGTGCCCACCTCCGACGTCGCCGTGACGCTCGACCGCAAGCCGGCCTCGCTGTCCCCTGCCCGCGACGCGCTCATCAAGAAGGGTCTCGTCTACGCGGCCGAACGCGGCCTCGTCGCGTTCACCGTCCCACATTTCGGACGCTTCCTGCGCGGCCAGCCCACCTGACCGGGGACGGCGCCACCACAGCGCGTCTCACCGTTCGGGCATTCGCTCGCCGGTTGACCGTTTCGTTTGGCACTCTTGGTGCATGACCGCCTCCGTAAATGCGCCGGGCAACCTGCTCGTGGCGCGGCTCCACGTGGATCACCACCACGTGTCGAGCGCGGTCTGTCTGCAGGCCTGATCCTCCCGCCGTCCTGTCCTTCCCCTGGCCACCCGTGTCGGTATGCCGGGCGAACACGTGAACGGGAGCGCCCATGGCGCTGCAGACCGAGCCCAAGCCCGACGCGGTGGACCCGAAGTCCGCGCGCGCGAAGCCGTCGACGCCCGCGCCGCGCGCGAAGAAGCGCGCCGGCCGGTTCACCGGCCAGGGCCAGTGGGCGCTGGCCCAGCTCGAACCGCTCAACCCCAACGAGCGGATGAAGAAGGACGACGACGCGCTCAACGTCCGCGCCCGCATCGAGAACATCTACGCGCACACCGGCTTCGCCGGCATCGACCCGCAGGACCTGCGCGGCCGGTTCCGCTGGTGGGGCCTGTACACCCAGCGCAAGCCGGGCATCGACGGTGGTCGTACGGCGACACTCGAGCCCGAGGAGCTCGAGGACGAGTACTTCATGATGCGCGTCCGGGTCGACGGCGGGCAGCTCGACGTCGAGCAGCTGCGCACGATCGCCGAGATCTCCCGTACGTTCGCCCGCGACTCCGCCGACATCACCGACCGGCAGAACATCCAGCTGCACTGGGTGCAGGTCGAGGACGTCCCGGAGATCTGGCGCCGGCTCGAGTCCGTCGGCCTGTCCACCCAGGAGTCCTGCGGCGACTGCCCGCGGGTGGTCATCGGCAGCCCGGTCGCCGGCATCTCCGCCGACGAGATCGTCGACGGCACACCGGCGATCCGCGAGATCGCGGACCGGTACCTCGGCGACCCGGAGTTCTCCAACCTGCCGCGCAAGTACAAGACCGCGATCTCCGGCGCTCCCGTCCAGGACGTCGCGCACGAGATCAACGACATCGCGTTCATCGGCGTCGAGCACCCCGACCACGGCCCCGGCTTCGATCTGTGGGTCGGCGGCGGCCTCGCCACCAACCCGCAGCTCGCCCTGCGTCTCGGCGCCTGGGTGCCCGTCGAGGAGGTCCCCGAGGTGTGGGCCGGGGTGACCCGGGTCTTCCGCGACTACGGGTACCGCCGGCTGCGCAACCGCGCGCGGTTGAAGTACCTCATCGCCGACTGGGGCGTCGAGCAGTTCAGGTACGTGCTGGAAGGCGAGTACCTGAAGCGCAAGCTCGTCGACGGACCCGCGCCGCCGACGACGGAGGCCGACGATCACATCGGCGTGCGCAGGCAGCGCGACGGCCGCTACTACATCGGCTTCGCCCCGACGGTCGGCAAGATGTCCGGCACGCTGCTCGGGCAGATCGCCGACGCCGTCGAGGAGCACGGATCGGCCCGCCTGGCGACCACGCCGTTCCAGAAGTTCGTCGTGCTCGACGTCGAGGAGGACCGGGTCGAGTCGCTCGTGGAGACCCTCGGCGCCCTCGGGCTGCGGGCCAGGCCGAGCACGTTCCGCCGCAACACCATGGCCTGCACCGGCATCACGTACTGCAAGCTCGCCATCACCGAGACCAAGGACACCGCTGCCTGGCTGATCGACGAGCTGGAGCGCCGGCTGCCGGAGGTCGACGAGCCGATCACCGTCAACGTCAACGGCTGCCCCAACTCCTGCGCCCGGGTGCAGGTCGCGGACATCGGCCTCAAGGGCCAGATCATCGCCGGCCGCGACGGCGCGCAGGTGCCCGGCTACCAGGTGCACCTCGGCGGCCGGCTCGGTCAGGAGTCCGGCTTCGGCCGCAAGGTCCGCGCGCTGAAGGTCGCGTCCGACGACCTGCCCGACTACGTCGAACGCGTCGTCCGGCGCTACCTCGCCGGCCGCGCCGACGGCGAGCGGTTCGCGACGTGGGCGCTGCGGGTGAGTGACGAGGAGCTCCAGTGAGCGCAGGAGTGAGCGAGGGCGCCGGAGGTAGGGGCCGCGACGCCACCGGTACCGCTGAAACGCGGCTCGCGGCACCTGCCGCAGGCAACCGAGCGAGCGGGCGCGTATGAGCACGGGTACAGCCACGCTGCTGGAACGGACGCACGAGGGCACGGATCACGGCGCCTGGCTGCGGTACCTGGCCGACCGGGCCGCCGTGGAACTGGCCGATGCGCCGGCGGCGGAGATCGTCCGCTGGGCGTCGGCGGCGTTCGGCGACCGGCTGGCCGTGACCGCGTCGATGGCGGACTCCCTGGTGATCGACCTGGCGTCGCGGGTGGCGCCCGGAGTCGACGTGCTGTTCCTCGACACCGGCTACCACTTCGTCGAGACCATCGCGACGCGTGACGCCGTCGCGGCCACGTATCCCGTACGGGTCAGGTCGATCGAGCCCGAGCAGACCGTCGCGGAGCAGGACGAGGCGTACGGTCGCGACCTGTTCGCCCGCGACCCCGACCGGTGCTGCGCGCTCCGCAAGGTGGCGCCGCTCGACCGGGCGCTCGAGGGCTACACGGCGTGGCTCACCGGGCTGCGGCGCGACGACTCGCCCGCACGCGCGGACACACCGGTGGTCGCGTACGACGAGGCGCGCGGCAAGGTCAAGGTCAACCCGATCGCCGCGTGGACGGACGAGCAGGTGGCGGCGTACATCGAGACACACAGCGTGCTCGTCAACCCGCTGCTGTCCGACGGGTATGGCTCCGTCGGCTGCGCGCCGTGCACCAGGCGGCTGCGTCCGGGCGAGGACGCCAGGGCCGGCCGCTGGGCCGGGCTCGCCAAGTCCGAGTGCGGGATCCACCGATGAAGACGGCGCAGGAGCTCGACGAGCGCGCTGCCGGAAGTGTGGGCGGAGGCGGGCGCGCATGAGCGGCGACAGGTATCCCCTCTTCCTCGACGTCGCGGGCAAGGCGGTGCTGGTGGTCGGGGCCGGCAGGGTCGGCACCCGGCGGGCGACCGCGCTCGCCGACGTCGGCGCGCTCGTCACGGTCGTCGCGCCCGAGGCGTCCGAGCGGGTCAGGGACG containing:
- a CDS encoding SDR family oxidoreductase, with amino-acid sequence MPDPTSKTALVTGGARNIGRSTCLALARDGMDVVVVTRQDLESARAVARECSALGVRSIAERCDVSQPREVEALASRLATAGDEVDVVVNNAAIRPQQPFEEIDWDDWRLVTGTILDGAFLTCRSFTPGMTRRGWGRVVNVIGVRAQSGAARRAHVAAAKTGLIGLTKALASDLGPHGVTVNAVSPGTIATDRDDADPARLTERRGIGALDRFGTPDEVAAAVAFLAGDAASYVTGQVLGVNGGEYMPG
- a CDS encoding phosphoadenylyl-sulfate reductase, which translates into the protein MSTGTATLLERTHEGTDHGAWLRYLADRAAVELADAPAAEIVRWASAAFGDRLAVTASMADSLVIDLASRVAPGVDVLFLDTGYHFVETIATRDAVAATYPVRVRSIEPEQTVAEQDEAYGRDLFARDPDRCCALRKVAPLDRALEGYTAWLTGLRRDDSPARADTPVVAYDEARGKVKVNPIAAWTDEQVAAYIETHSVLVNPLLSDGYGSVGCAPCTRRLRPGEDARAGRWAGLAKSECGIHR
- a CDS encoding nitrite/sulfite reductase, with protein sequence MALQTEPKPDAVDPKSARAKPSTPAPRAKKRAGRFTGQGQWALAQLEPLNPNERMKKDDDALNVRARIENIYAHTGFAGIDPQDLRGRFRWWGLYTQRKPGIDGGRTATLEPEELEDEYFMMRVRVDGGQLDVEQLRTIAEISRTFARDSADITDRQNIQLHWVQVEDVPEIWRRLESVGLSTQESCGDCPRVVIGSPVAGISADEIVDGTPAIREIADRYLGDPEFSNLPRKYKTAISGAPVQDVAHEINDIAFIGVEHPDHGPGFDLWVGGGLATNPQLALRLGAWVPVEEVPEVWAGVTRVFRDYGYRRLRNRARLKYLIADWGVEQFRYVLEGEYLKRKLVDGPAPPTTEADDHIGVRRQRDGRYYIGFAPTVGKMSGTLLGQIADAVEEHGSARLATTPFQKFVVLDVEEDRVESLVETLGALGLRARPSTFRRNTMACTGITYCKLAITETKDTAAWLIDELERRLPEVDEPITVNVNGCPNSCARVQVADIGLKGQIIAGRDGAQVPGYQVHLGGRLGQESGFGRKVRALKVASDDLPDYVERVVRRYLAGRADGERFATWALRVSDEELQ
- a CDS encoding AAA family ATPase, producing MDPVRNPYAPGAGQRPPQLAGRERETTTFDVVLERVAHNRPERSLLLTGLRGVGKTVLLNALRSQAIGRLWGTGKLEARPDQSIRRPVAAALHMAIREIAPRHRDPDRVDAFLGVLKAFALKASTGPRDRWQPGIDVPATKGRADSGDIEIDLTELFLDAASVATDLGVGIALFVDEMQDVEPADISAVCAACHELSQQDAPLLVVGAGLPHLPAVLSTSKSYSERLFSYVRIDRLDRDAADAALCVPAEREGVTFEPEALDALYEASGGYPYFVQAYGKATWDSAATDPITAGDVRMAAPQADSELAVGFFGSRYERATPAERDYMRAMATLGDDAVPTSDVAVTLDRKPASLSPARDALIKKGLVYAAERGLVAFTVPHFGRFLRGQPT